CTCTCTTCCTCTGGGTGTTCGGCCCGATACCCATGTTCCTTTGCTGCTTTGCCATGTCGTTCCTTCTCTATTTCTTGGACACCACCACCAACTTCACCAGAGATCTGCACTCTCATTCTATCAAGCAGGAAACCATTGTTGAAGATGCAGAGCCTGTCGTTGCTCGTGCCACGTGACCTATTTCGGTCTAGCTAAATTGCACTTTCAAAGTTCAACTTTGGTGTATTAACTTATGATAATAGGTATTGCATGATTGCAGAATTTGATCAGTAATCTTGAAATTACAGATAACTGTTATGTTGAATAACACTTTTTTCCATGTAAACTACAAACAATTGTATAGAAGCATAATCTACACAGCACAAATGCTACTGATTTCTCTGGAAAAACACTTGACAAACTTTAAACTCGAAAGTATATGATAAAATGGAACATGTGTGAATCTTTAAGAgtacaaaatatgaaaactcAAAAAACGAGTAGCTACATAGAAAGAAATACAGAGATATGattatgtatataaaattagaattgaattgTGCTGAAACCTAGCAGACAAAAATCCCAAGTGATCAAAAAACattgtcaaaattttccaCTCGAGAGTTGAATCACAGTCCTAGTATCGGCCAATGCCCCAAACTCGGATGACACCATCGGTATAGCCACTGAAAAGGGTGCTTCCATCAGCTTTCCAGCTGAGACTGGTGCAATATATAACCTGCAGCAAACAATTATGAATAAGCATAACTGACAATCAAAACTATAAATACATAGAATTTCATTGATAAGTCAGATCCAGAGATGGACAATCAAGAATATTGAACTACTAAACATATCCAAGCAACTTAAGAATGCTGACCCGAACACTGCTTTATCTGTGCAAATtttgattcaaattaaagatctttaaaaaataaaaaacaaacatgaaAGTTTCATCTGTTTCCCTAAACGAACCTataatcatattaatataagtaTTTAAGTGCAAAGGGGCTTGACCAAACAGACACTTGGGATTCAAGGAGTGTGAATTGAGAATCGCAGATGGGAACAGAGTGACTACGGTTGCttggagtataatataatggttacACATACTTCCCATTATCATCAAATTTTAACAGAATCATAATGCACAATAAGACAAGAGGAATAACAATTCAGTGTTCAACCAgacaaattcatcaaaaaaaaaaacacacaatcaAAGAGAAGcattttttggataaaaatgGGGATTAAACCTAAAATTCgccattttaagaaatgaaacaaCTCAAAATTGCATCCTGTTATTCTAAAATACTCTACTATACAAACATTAAGATAACTTGGTATAAAAAGAAACTAAATTGCACTctcaattataaaaagaatacTCAGATTAGACTCATGAtaatcaaaaaatcaaaacttgaaTCTAAATTAACCTTGTTTTTCCCAGCAGCAGATTGGGCAGCTTCATCTCTGGCCATTTCACTCTCCTGCTTCAAATCCACCTTGAGATCCGAAACAACACTCTTGCTCTCCAAATCCCAAATCTTAATTCCCGATTGAGTAGCAGCGCAGAGCCAATACCTATTAGGGCTAAACGTGAGAGCATTAACAATCGAGCCAGCCTCCAACGAATACAGCATCTTCCCCTCCGTCAAATCCCACAGCAAAATCACACCATCCTTTCCCCCACTGGCGCACAGCGATCCATCCGGCGACACCACCACCGTGTTCACGTAGCCAGTGTGTCCAGTCAGCGTGGCGCGCAGCTTGCAATTGGTCAGATTCCAGACCTTGACGGTCTTATCCCACGACCCCGACACGACGGTGGGCTGGGCGGCGTCGGGCGAGAAGCGGACGCAGGAGACCCAATCGGAGTGCGATTCGCCTCCCTCGATGGTGTACTTGCACTCGCCGAGCGTGTTCCAGAGCTTGATCGTCTTGTCGCGCGACGCCGAGACGATCTGGCGGTTGTCGGCGGAGAAGGCGACGGAGAGGACGTCCTTGGCGTGGCCGACGAAGCGGCGGGCGGTTTCGCCGGTCTGGAGGTCCCAGAGGCGGAGCTCGGCGTCCCAGGAGGCGGAGAGGGCGAATTGGCCGTCGGAGGAGAGGACGACGTCGTGGACGAAGTGAGAGTGGCCGGTGAGGCGGCGGGTGGCGACGCCGAAGGAGGAATTGGAGGAGTCCTTGGTGAGGGTCCAGAGGATTAGGGAATTGTCGCGGGAGGAGGTGACGATGGTATCGGAATTGTCGATTGGGGCGGCGATGGCGGTGACCCAGTCGGTGTGGCCGCGCATGGTGCCGCGGAGGACGAGCTGTTCCTGCCCCATTGCCATGGCTGCTAGGGTTTTGGATTAGGGGTTTTCGAGGGAGAAGAAGCAGCCGGATTACCTTATTACAAAGGCGACGggtatttatatattgacaaaaatataGGTTTGGAATATTTGATAcgtttacaattttttattaattgaaaatttccaATCTTTAATAACACTGTAATTTATTCtatagtttttataatttatcaataatgGAGAGTGTTATAAAACCAACTAATAACTTAATtactaactacaattaaataatagttattagatattcaaattaagggtttagatcattaatttcttaatgtcaatacgatcaacggaaaacgtcaataaagctataggattaattcggccataggattaatttcaaaaaatatcaataggggtattagtatcaattaactacatatttagttataactaacttttaaaagaaatcccaaaactttaaattcatataacatatatcaaattaaagataatttcataaggattccaacgatatcatacatgcatatgttccgacgtcaaaatttgaaaaaaaaattcaaaattttttaattttttcgtacaagcagaaatgtcaacatactatataaaatatgtcaatataatatatgtagaatgtcaatataagcaatgggttaacattcttaaagcattgtgttgacattctcaaagtattgtgttgatattttcggaacactatattgacattttcatctaaaaccctaatttggagttttttttatctttttcgatttaattaataaaaacgaaaattacacgtggcaaattgtagactacacattttctaaaatcatatggccttaaattagttgtagttagcaattaaatgataagttagcaattgatcactccccagGATTAGTAAttgtatcaattttttattctattttttcaattttatgagaGAAAATTCATTCTAacaattttattctaatttttactAGGAAGAAAAGGTTGTATACATATTCccttgaaattatttttatttttataattataattatctaaaaattattagtacaatttataaaattgggataaaattgataaatctAAAGGAATGATTTCCATGTTCCAATATTTTGCAGGTTCTGTTCTTGCTGAAGATGACACCTTTCAAACAAGCGTTGTCTGCCTTCCAACATGCCCGTTTGTATGACACAGAACGCGTCTCCCCGCACACTTTTCCTACTGAGTTGTCTGATAGCATATACCTCATAAAGAAACTGAAACCCTTCAATGTGTCTTTGTACAATGGCCGGAGGCTTTCAACCACTTCCCTGAACCCGGATACAAGCACATCCTTAGTTTCCCAGATTCTTCCCGACAACTCTTCGACAAAAGAAGAAGCTACTGGATGATTGCAAGAAGGATGTTTCACTGCAGTTTCGTGCCACAGAACTGTCAAAAAAGTGAATCAGAGGCCAGTGTTTCCCAGATTCAAGTATAGGTGATCCGCATTCGTGCTCTCTCTTCAAGAAATGGTGTGACATGTCACTTGATGCTACACAAGTTCATCAAGAAGGGAAGCAAATGACAATGATCAGAGAGGAAATCCTGCACAGAACTGAATCATAAAGAACTACATAACCAGAGTGAAattgatgtgtgtgtgttgtacatatataaacCATCAAAGATTTTTTGCTACTTCAACCAGTctattgaaattaaacagTTCAAAACACTAATCATATCAGCATGTTAAAACTAAACTCAGCAACCTGCTGTTTACTGAAAACAGGTGAATATATTTTCAGTAGTCCTTCAAGAACTCAAGTTACTTCAGAGGTTAGGGAGATGATAAGTTCGGCTATCTCAGCAGAGGCCTTTGTTTTGGCAGCTTTCAAAGCCCTCTCAGACATCTCTTCCATCAAACTATCGTTATCTGTCAAAGATCATAGCGAGTCACAAGAGCTGGCATAAGCAGTTTGAGAAAGACTCTCGGATAAGTTTTCTCCTTTTAGTTTGgcaattaaaaagaaaagaaaaaagggttACGAGTCAAGTTTCATATGAAAAAACAGCAATGATTCTTTGTAGTATTAGAAATGCATCTCATACCGATAATTCCTTGGATTGCATTTCTAAGGGTTGCTGAGTCGAGTTCATCTTCCGTTATAACCCTCGAACCAGCTACGTTGGCCATGAGTTGAGCATTTTTTAACTGGTGTCCCTCGGCAGCATGTGGTGACGGTATCTACAGCATCCAAATTGAGAAGCAGCTAAAGATATGCAAATGATTCCAGATTTCTTCAAAAGAGGGCACTTTAAACCTTATAAATAGGATTTGTATCATTTTCAACTTGCATCATGGTAACAAATGATCAACTTCCTTAGATCAAGTTGATCAACTATAAGACCtcttaaagtggagaaatactAAGATAATCGACTCATACACTAAGCTAGCCAATTCAATACCAAGATAGAAGGCTTCCCAGTCGCTAGGATCTCAG
The genomic region above belongs to Salvia hispanica cultivar TCC Black 2014 chromosome 3, UniMelb_Shisp_WGS_1.0, whole genome shotgun sequence and contains:
- the LOC125215242 gene encoding guanine nucleotide-binding protein subunit beta-like protein; its protein translation is MAMGQEQLVLRGTMRGHTDWVTAIAAPIDNSDTIVTSSRDNSLILWTLTKDSSNSSFGVATRRLTGHSHFVHDVVLSSDGQFALSASWDAELRLWDLQTGETARRFVGHAKDVLSVAFSADNRQIVSASRDKTIKLWNTLGECKYTIEGGESHSDWVSCVRFSPDAAQPTVVSGSWDKTVKVWNLTNCKLRATLTGHTGYVNTVVVSPDGSLCASGGKDGVILLWDLTEGKMLYSLEAGSIVNALTFSPNRYWLCAATQSGIKIWDLESKSVVSDLKVDLKQESEMARDEAAQSAAGKNKVIYCTSLSWKADGSTLFSGYTDGVIRVWGIGRY